Proteins encoded within one genomic window of Leishmania major strain Friedlin complete genome, chromosome 2:
- a CDS encoding conserved hypothetical protein (previous protein_id=AAZ10037.1) has protein sequence MRLELKDFVQATRSMHQQPGGVRRTRLMLRLRPYQSRKTFVLKATDGRVTMTTRVEHQGHIKMVESLVNEFVTECTRASVGSPVPSTATASAGEQQAASAAAMSSISAASGHKGRSPGAAAAAAAATGQAGASGSASHRQQTQLASAQASSHSSGNAGRQGKGRKGKRH, from the coding sequence ATGCGCCTGGAACTCAAGGATTTTGTGCAGGCTACCCGCAGCATGCATCAGCAGCCAGGCGGGGTGAGGCGAACACGGCtgatgctgcggctgcgcccCTACCAGAGCCGCAAGACGTTCGTGCTCAAGGCCACCGATGGCCGAgtgacgatgacgacgcggGTGGAGCATCAAGGCCATATCAAGATGGTGGAGAGCCTTGTGAACGAGTTCGTCACGGAGTGCACCAGGGCATCGGTAGGCAGCCCTGTGCCGTCCACCGCGACTGCGAGCGCTGGAGAGCAGCAAGCGGCAAGCGCGGCCGCCATGTCTTCCATCTCAGCTGCGTCAGGGCACAAGGGCCGCAGtcccggcgctgctgctgctgctgctgctgcgacggggcaggcaggcgcTAGTGGCTCGGCgtcgcaccggcagcagACGCAGCTCGCCTCCGCCCAGGCCAGCAGCCACAGTAGCGGCAACGCTGGAAGACAAGGTaaagggaggaagggcaAGCGCCATTAA
- a CDS encoding putative protein kinase (previous protein_id=AAZ10038.1) has product MEERFDWMTFGDDVSGAQAGSAAPPSTGADEDVPIFLREDAGMAQAGASHATVASGSTGIGAENGTPAFLAVCPAADVAPRLCGGWSSEGSPVWDGSLRQQQKPSSTAALGHPGGAGDVPAATSAVLYADQPSAAVLHFTGDSGRSWGALHRVRILGKGSYGCATLYSMKDAASGAVEPTHAVVVKDINMQTMLNPAEEVPAVQNELKVLRTVLGHPNLVQYVDALFDTRPPTYPMSFIMMEYCAGGDLAAVMDGRRPDSTTTNGAPSSPPSIPLATTTASTAAGPDILTEPCVASLFIQVAVALQSLHTEYGILHRDVKPHNIFLLEDGITVRLGDFGISTQLDRVGDTAKEACGSPYYMAPELFEERAYGAAADVWSLGVVFYQLMARQLPFTAASAAELRSLVCRGRCTPLHDLQNESTSRYSRQFKELVSSLLTADAAARPTLRRVLRHKYVRESLKYVPVSVLTAKKPLPAARVPSTGATPSSSSQRFSADGLYASLFGSDVVGQAVSQAVHAGVHPIVSRVHSA; this is encoded by the coding sequence ATGGAGGAACGTTTTGATTGGATGACGTTCGGCGACGACGTCTCCGGCGCACAggcgggcagcgctgcgccgccctccaccggcgccgacgaggacgtgCCCATCTTCCTGCGGGAGGATGCTGGAATGGCTCAGGCGGGCGCTTCGCATGCAACGGTGGCGTCAGGAAGCACGGGTATCGGCGCAGAGAACGGAACGCCGGCGTTTCTTGCGGTGTGCCCAGCGGCTGATGTGGCGCCGCGCTTGTGTGGTGGCTGGTCATCGGAGGGTTCGCCGGTGTGGGATGGCTCTCTCCGGCAACAGCAGAAGCCGTCATCGACGGCAGCGTTGGGCCACCcgggaggcgctggcgacgtGCCGGCGGCAACGTCGGCGGTGCTTTACGCTGACCAGCCCTCTGCTGCCGTCCTGCACTTTACAGGGGACAGCGGGCGCTCCTGGggtgcgctgcatcgcgttCGCATCCTCGGCAAAGGCAGCTACGGCTGCGCCACCCTGTACTCCATGAAGGACGCGGCCTCCGGCGCCGTTGAACCAACGCACGCGGTCGTGGTAAAGGATATCAACATGCAGACAATGCTGAACCCAGCCGAGGAGGTACCGGCTGTGCAGAACGAGCTGAAGGTACTTCGCACCGTGCTGGGGCACCCGAACCTGGTGCAGTACGTCGATGCCCTGTTCGACACGCGACCGCCCACCTACCCGATGTCGTTCATCATGATGGAATACTGCGCTGGTGGGGACCTTGCGGCGGTGATGGACGGTCGCCGCCCAGACAGCACCACCACGAACGGGGCGCCATCCTCACCACCATCCATCCCCttggccaccaccaccgcatcCACAGCGGCCGGGCCTGACATACTTACAGAGCCGTGCGTCGCGTCGCTCTTTATTCaggtcgcggtggcgctgcagtcgcttCACACTGAGTACGGCATCTTGCACCGCGACGTGAAGCCGCACAATATCTTTTTACTGGAGGACGGCATCACGGTCCGCCTCGGCGACTTTGGCATCTCCACGCAGCTCGATCGCGTCGGCGATacggcgaaggaggcgtgCGGGTCGCCGTACTACATGGCACCGGAGCTGTTCGAGGAGCGGGCCTACGGTGCGGCAGCTGATGTTTGGTCCCTTGGCGTTGTTTTCTACCAACTCATGGCGCGACAGCTTCCCTTCACGGCCGCCTCAGCGGCGGAGCTCCGTTCGCTTgtgtgccgcggccgctgcacacCCCTCCACGACCTCCAAAACGAGTCCACGTCACGCTACTCGCGACAGTTCAAGGAACTCGTGAGctcgctgctgacggcggacgcggcggcgcggccgaCCCTGCGtcgtgtgctgcgccacaAATACGTGCGAGAGTCTCTCAAGTATGTCCCTGTGAGTGTGTTGACGGCGAagaagccgctgccggctgCACGGGTGCCCTCCACAGGCGCAACGCCCTCATCGTCGTCTCAGAGGTTCAGCGCGGACGGGCTGTACGCCAGCCTGTTCGGCAGTGATGTGGTGGGGCAGGCGGTGTCGCAGGCCGTACACGCTGGTGTGCACCCCATTGTGAGCCGTGTTCATTCGGCATAG